The Salvelinus alpinus chromosome 30, SLU_Salpinus.1, whole genome shotgun sequence genomic interval gggttcacataccttttcttgccactgtataaccACAATATCACAACAATCCTACACTTCAGAGAGGCCTAGCTGACTCACAGCTTGTTCTCCTAATGGATACAGATTCAGTCATCAGAGAAATCTGTGTTTCAGTCACTGCTTTGGGGTTTCAGGGTTTAGACTACTGTATCCTAATCTGTTTACAAGCATATCTGGTTTCCCAAAACATTTCAGAACCAACAAATTGCTTTCGGTTCACTGTATGGTCAGAAATAGATTCTATCCCCTTCATCATAATGTTTCTTATCACAATTTATCACAAACCTTTTTGCAAGTACTTAAAAAAACAGTATTTGTATAATAGTTATTTATAGTTAAAACAAAATGTACTATTACATTGAAACTCATCATTCTAGTTATTTAAAGAACACAGTTTCAAAAGATGACTATTGAAAATCTTACATTGACTCAAATTTCTAAaatgtccatgtctctccatTCATGCCGCTGCTACGATATATGGCAAGCTGCAGGTCAAGTTTTACTATCCGGATGACCATGTACGGACAGTAAATGCCTTGACAGATTGTATGGGCAGCATGCTCAGCCAGTGACAAACCAACGATGTGTATGAACCATTGGACAAAACCCCCTGATCGAGGAGAGTTGTAAGGGAGGTGGAGCTATTGTTGAATGAGTCGTAAAATTCCGACCGCTCGCAATTTAAATGTGGTAGGCTATAAGAACGAGGCACCAGCAGCACTGTGAGCAATTATCTAACAAACTTTGAAGTGTTATTTTTAGACGAACACTAGCATCACTGACTCAAGGGAGGACAATCAGCATTCATTATTCGTTTTCGATAGTAAGAGGCTACTGCTACTGCCTGTAACATTTTGGATTATGATGGATGTAAGGACTTCCGTTCACTTTGGAGTGTCACTCTTATCGGTACTTTTCACGATTGGAGCATCTGGTACGTTTTACTTATGGCTTTTTATGAGTTTCATCTCAAACATTtagctttttttttaaatccaaggCTGCCTAAATAGGCAGAGATTAACATTTTCAGCTGATTCTACATAAACATTTATGTTTATTCCAATGGCACCGTTTTTGCACTCCACATTGTAATATGCACAATTACTTAGCCCTGATGCTCAGTGGGAAATATGCGAGATATGTGCATTCAAATCGATATGTAGGCTATAGATCCTATTTAATTTATAGGCTATACTTTGTGGATATCTTGATTCTTGCTTTTTTATCAGGTTACAGTATCTGAGTTGTGCAGATACAGAGGTGCAATACTCTGGAATTCTTATCTTCACATTTTACAAAACATCAACATCCCTAAATAACTTCAAGGGAAGACTggtgaaccaaactactcagtaatctcctccatataACCTAACTCtcacacactgacatgcacacacacagttcaacaaaacacttttttttgtgtGATTACTGATCAATTAATTTATAATTAGTTGGTTTTGTTATGTTTTAACAAACCTTTTTTAATTTTTGTACTTATGTtgtggtgtggttttcatataAGCCCTTGGGTCTTCTAACCACACCTGCACACTGTTTTTTTTCTGTTGGTTTGTTTTAAtctgtttttacatttacattttacatttaagtcatttagcagacgctcttatccagagcgacttacaaattaatttttttttctatcaATTGTTTTCTTTGGTGCAAATACATTTTACTAAATAACTAATCATGCCTTGTTTCTCCTGGGTTAACAGGTGAGGATTATTTCCCCGAGGCGCAgaatgttaaatgggtgtccaaTAACTTCAAGACTATTCTAACATGGGGCCCTGAACCTACCAACTACACATACACCGTTGAATTTTCTGAGTAAGTAGCCTACATCATGTCTCTGCAGActgtctgctctgttctgttcatcaTTACATCATCGTTGAAAAAAACACCCTTTCTGTACAAGCACAAATTGACCACTTTTATTGATGAATACCTTCCTTCATGTCAGCAGAATTAACTtaaaactgagtgtacaaactgTACCTATCACAGTTCAAAGACTGTCTGATGTGGGACTGCTGTGTTGTGTGTTCAGGGTCGGCAAGGATAGATGGAGGAACCCCTACTGCATTCGGAGCTCGGGGACAGAGTGTGACCTCACCAACGAGCTGCGGAACCTGGAGGAGCCCTACTCTGCCGACGTCCTATCAGAACCCCTGCCTGGCGTGAACTCTGACCTTGTAGAGTTCCCCTACACCCGGGCCGAGAGGTTCTGCCCTTACAAAGACAGTGAGTGTTATTAGCTACATTATTATTACAGTAATAAATAGATTATTGTATTTACGCTCACACAGTAACAACCTGAGCCATTAAGCACCTTGTTATTGCATTGAAAAATAATGCAGTTATAGCATTAATTTATAAtattaaaatgtttatttcaCTGGAAATTCCCCAAATAAATTATGTCTGTGGTGCCTAACTTGTCTGGTTCTCCTTTTAGCTCAAATAGGAGCACCCAGATTCAACATCAAGCAGAGCGAACACAAGACCAAGATGACACTCCACATACAGGACCCTCTCACTCCCATCTACAAAGATGACCAGCTGTTGACTATCAGAGACATCTTTAAGAATGACCTGAAGTACAACGTCGTATACAACAAAGCCGGGAGCACAGGAAAGGTGAGTTGAACAGTCACAGTCAATAGATTGTAAATGCATCGCTTATGATTCTATACCTGTTGATTCCCACcaatgacacaacacaaacaGTGTGCGACTTGAGATAATATTGTATCTAACTCTAAACCTCTGTCCACAGAAAGAGACAATGTCAGACCTGAGAGATGTTGAGCTGACCAACCTGGATAAAGGAGAGAGCTACTGCTTCATGGTGGCAGCCTATATCCCTTCTCGCTCTGTGGAGAAGAGACTTGGAGATTGGAGCAAGCCGCAGTGCTCACCCAGAGAGAGCAAGACCATCTTTGAGGGTAAGTGACCCCACAATGCAAAGCACCTGGTATGTTGGAGTTGAGATGGAAGGAATTTAAGGGGAAATTCAGTGTACTCAAATGTGTAGTGGATGGAGTAACTACAACAAATCTAGTCTATAAAGATAAACTGTCATTTGGGCAATATCCCTTTTTACTATAGACTACAATGTGTAGCAACTTCAAGAACTTCAATTCAATGAAGTATTCTTTCTCACTTCTCTCAGAATTCCCCTTTGGTGTGATCGCAGGTGCCATCGGCATCATGCTGGCAAtgctcatcatcctcatcactcTAACCGTGGTGTGCTGCAAACGCTCATGCTGCAAAAACAATACAACTGTGGACAAGGAGAACCTGCAGTTGAGTCCAGTGTAAAGGTTTGTGTATGTATAGAGTATGTGTGTCTTATAAATAATGGTACTTCACTAAATCAACCCTTTCAGAGGGAGGGAGCTGAGCTCCCAATATTTTAGCCCAAATGTGTCTTAACACTGGAAATGCATCAGGTCTGTGCCTCATTATTAGCTGGTTCTTTTAAGTGGGTAGATCATTTTTTACACTACTTATTTGTTTAATAATGTTGAACAAGTAAATTAGATGAATCCTTGAGAAATACATATTTTTGCCACTATGTAGAAAAAAACATTTACTTACTTGGCCACTTATTTATTtcaatcaatgtttttttttgttaaatatttatttttgtatgTCTAATATGTTGATGTATAGTTCATGTTGAATGGGATTTGTCCATATTGTGTGCTGTTGGAACATGGATTTGGTACTTTTGGATGTGATCACTGTGGTGCATTGTGGTACTTTTTAAATTTTGTTTTACAATTAAATGTATTGATA includes:
- the LOC139560049 gene encoding tissue factor-like, yielding MMDVRTSVHFGVSLLSVLFTIGASGEDYFPEAQNVKWVSNNFKTILTWGPEPTNYTYTVEFSEVGKDRWRNPYCIRSSGTECDLTNELRNLEEPYSADVLSEPLPGVNSDLVEFPYTRAERFCPYKDTQIGAPRFNIKQSEHKTKMTLHIQDPLTPIYKDDQLLTIRDIFKNDLKYNVVYNKAGSTGKKETMSDLRDVELTNLDKGESYCFMVAAYIPSRSVEKRLGDWSKPQCSPRESKTIFEEFPFGVIAGAIGIMLAMLIILITLTVVCCKRSCCKNNTTVDKENLQLSPV